The following DNA comes from Streptomyces sp. Ag109_O5-10.
TCTTCGAACGCACCTACCCCTACGCCTGGCTGGGCATCCTCGCCGACGTCGCCCCCTCCCACGACGAACTGGTCTACGCCCGCCACGAGCGGGGGTTCGCCCTCCTGTCCATGCGCTCCCCGTCCGTCTCCCGCCTCTACCTCCAGGTCCCCGCCGGCACGGATGCCGGGGACTGGACCGACGAGGCGATCTGGGACGAGCTGGAGCGGCGCTTCGAGACCGACGACGACTGGCGCCTGGAGCGCGGACCGATCACCCAGAAGTCGGTCACACCCATGCGGTCGTACGTCCATGAGCCGATGCGGCACGGCCGGCTCCTGCTCGCCGGGGACGCCGCCCACATCGTGCCGCCCACCGGCGCCAAGGGGCTCAACCTGGCGGTGGGCGACGTCGTGACCCTCGCCCGCGCCCTGGCCCACGAGAGGGAGACGGGCTCCCCGCACCTGCTCGACGCCTACTCGGCGACCTGCCTGCGCCGCGTCTGGCAGGCCGAGCGGTTCTCGTACGACATGACGAGCATGCTCCACCCCGGTCCCGGCGACAGCCCCTTCGACGCCCGGCTCCAGCTGGCCCGGCTCGGCCGGATCGCCTCCTCCCGGGCGGCCGAGACCGACCTGGCGGAGGCGTACACCGGCTTCCCGCTGGACGCCTGAGGGATCTCCGGCCGGTTCCGGTCGTGTTCCGGCTTCGTCATGGAATGAAGCCCTCCGTGGCCGGGAATCAGGGCTCCGCGTAGCGTGTTGCGCAGCACGGTGAGGGAAAGATCCTCCGCAGGTAGTAGGGTCAGACTTTTGCCAATCCATTACTCTTGACGCCAAGGCCGCGCGAGGTGGCCATGGAGGAGTGAAATGAGGAGCAGCAACCCGGTCTTCTCGCGACGGGGGTTCAGCCGCGACAACGGCTACGCGGGCTTCAACACCGCGCCGCAGGCCGGGTACGCACAGGGCAACCCGTACGCGCAGAACCCGTACGCGAACAACCCGTACGCCCAGCAGGACCTCCAGCAGGGCGCCCCGCCGCAGGCGCCGGCCACCACCGGCCGGATGACGATGGACGACGTCGTCATGCGCTCGGGCATGACGCTCGGCACGGTCGCCGTCGGCGCGATCCTCGCCTGGGCGCTGCTGCCGATCTCGGCCACCAGCTACGGCCTGGCCGTCGGTTCGGCGATCGTCGCGTTCGTCCTGGCCATGATCCAGAGCTTCAAGCGCACCCCGGTGCCCGCGCTGATCCTGGCATACGCCGCCTTCGAGGGCGTCTTCCTCGGCGTCATCAGCGAGATGTACAACAGCCAGTGGAGCGGTGCCCCGTTCCAGGCGGTGCTCGGCACCCTGGCGGTCTCGGCCGCGACGCTGCTGGTCTACAAGGCCGGCTGGATCCGCGTCACCGCCCGCTACGCCCGCATCGGCATGGCCATCGCCATCGCCTTCGTGCTGGTCATGGCGGTCAACCTGCTGCTGGTCGCGTTCGGCGTCGCCGACAACGGCGGACTGCGCAGCTTCGGCCCGCTCGGCGCGATCGTCGGCATCATCGCGATCCTGCTCGGCGCGTTCTTCCTGACCCTCGACTTCAAGCAGATCGAGGACGGCATCGCCTACGGCGCCCCGAAGAACGAGGCCTGGCTGGCCGCGTTCGGCCTCACCATGACGCTGGTGTGGATCTACATCGAGATGCTGCGCCTGGTGGCGATCTTCAGCAGGGACTAGCCGCGCCAGGAGAAGTGAGAAGGGCCCCGGGGCACCGCCCCGGGGCCCTTCGCCGTCTGTGTGCGTGCGCGCCTAGAGAAGTTTGCGCGCGGCCCTCCTCAGGTCGTACTCGTGGATCAACGCCTTCGCGTGGCCGTACGCGAGGTTGTGCTCGTGGCGGAGCCAGCTGACCTTCTCCTCGAAGCGGAAGAGGGCCGGGCCTTCGTCGACGGTACGCAGCCAGTCGGACACTTCACGACCGGTGCAGTGGGGGATGCGGGCGAGCATGTTGCGATGGGTCTCCTCGGAGAAGACTTGGGACATCGGCGCCTCCGGTGCGCAAAGGGGGTTGTAGCCGGTCCTTCACGTCACCGTGCCTGAGTGTTGGCGTGTTGGCAACAGTCGTGACAGGACAGCCGGTGGCACGCGTTACGCTCACGGCGTGGTTGATACGACGCCTCTGACCCGTGCCGTGGAACACTTCGCCGACAAGCTGAGGGCGGCACCGCAGAGCCGGCTGCAGCGGGGCGCCGCTGCGGAGGCGCTGGGACTGGCGAGGGAGTTGGCCCGCTGGGCGCAGGCCGTCGAGGAGCCGGGCGCGGAGAGCCGGGAGATGCCGGACGCGGGGATGTTCGCGGTGGCCGACCAAATCACGGTGGCCGGGAACGACTTGGCGGTGGTGCTGAAGAACGACGCCGAGGTGGGGGATGCGGTGCGCCTGGTGGCGGAGGCGCAGAAAAGAGCGGGGGTGTGAGGCGGCGGCGCGTGGTCGGGTGCGACGCCGTCGTGGTCGCTCGCGCAGTTCCCCGCGCCCCTGACGGGGCGCACTGGAGCGCCCCTTTTCAGGGGCGCGGGGAACGGCGCGACAAGCCCCCACGCACCCGCGCCCGACATCGCACGTCAGAGCGACGCTATGACCCGGTCCGCCAGGATGTACACGTTCTCTTCCCCGCACGCGAACGTCAGCGTGTAGGCGCCGGAGATCCCGGAGCCGCCCAGCAGGTACGGCGTCTCGCCCGCGCCCAGCGCCGCGGCCAGCCGTTCCGCCGTCTCCCGGTGCCCCGGCGTCATGCACAGGGTCGTGCCGTCGGCGAAGACGTAGACGTCCAGCGTGCCCAGCGGGCCCGGGCGGACGTCGGAGAGCTCGACCTGGGACTCGGCCAGCTGCTCCAGCGTCGCGACCGTACGCTCGTGGTCGTTCACCACCGGCGACTGCACCGGTACGAAGTCCGGATGGGACGGGTGACGGCGGCGGGCCGCCGCCAGTTCGGGGGACTCCCCGGCGAACTCGTCGCTGTCCGCGGTCGGCTCGGCGACCGGTTCCAGACCCACGAAGTCCGTCTGCCGGGGCAGGAACGGCTCGCCGTCCGCCAGGCCCAGCAGTGACGGCGCGTCGGAGGCGTCACGCGCCTCCTGCGCGGCCCAGAAGGCACGTGCCTCGGCCAGCTCCCGCTCCCGCTCCTCGGCCAGCGCCTCCGCCACGGCGGCGCGTATCTCCTCGGCGTCGGCATGGCTGCGAGCCGCCGGCATGAGGGCGCGCAGCGTCGCGGCCTGGTTCTGGGCAAGCTGGGTGTGCAGCTCGGCGACCTGACGGCGCAGCTTCAGTACGGTGCGCAGGACAGCGACGCCCACGGCGCCCGTGGCGGCCGTGGTGAGCAGCAAGGCGATCGGCATGGCGCTCACTGACGTACTCCCGGTTCAAAGTCGACCCCCGACTTCCTACATCAGCTTGAAGGGTGGACTATCAAGCTGTCAGTGCGTAACGTCACGAAACGGACAGGACTTTGGTCCTGGCGTTTACCTGGACAGCTACGCTGACCTGCGGTGATACCCCCCAGGAGGGAGATACGTCACATCCTGGGGGAGATTGGATCACAAATCGGCCCGGCGTTCGGGGTTTTCTCGAACACCGGGCCGCGATGTCACGGTGGGTCCCGTGACGGTCACTCAGGGATGAAGCGGGGGCCGTGCGGGACTCAGCTGAGACGCTCGATGACCATCGCCATGCCCTGGCCGCCGCCGACGCACATCGTCTCCAGGCCGAACTGCTTGTCGTGGAACTGGAGGGAGTTGATGAGCGTGCCGGTGATGCGGGCGCCGGTCATGCCGAAGGGGTGGCCGACGGCGATGGCGCCGCCGTTCACGTTCAGCTTCTCCAGCGGGATGTTCAGGTCGCGGTAGGAGGGGATCACCTGGGCGGCGAACGCCTCGTTGATCTCGACCAGGTCGATGTCGTCGATGGTGAGACCGGCGCGGCTCAGGGCCTGCTTGCTCGCCTCCACCGGGCCGAGGCCCATGATCTCGGGGGAGAGGCCGGTGACACCGGTGGACACGATGCGGGCGAGCGGGGTCAGGCCCAGCTCGCGGGCCTTGGTGTCGCTCATGATGATCACGGCGGCGGCGCCGTCGTTGAGCGGGCAGCAGTTGCCGGCGGTGACCAGGCCGTCGGGGCGGAAGACCGGCTTCAGGCCGGCGACGCCCTCCAGGGTGACGCCGGCGCGCGGGCCGTCGTCCTTGCTGACGACCGTGCCGTCGGGGAGGGTGACCGGGGTGATCTCGCGCTCCCAGAAGCCGTTCTTGATGGCTTCCTCGGCGAGGTTCTGGGAACGGACGCCGAACTCGTCCATGTCCTGGCGGGTGACGCCCTTGATGCGGGCCAGGTTCTCGGCGGTCTGGCCCATCGCGATGTACGGGTCGGGGAGCAGGCCGTCCTCGCGCGGGTCGTGCCAGGTGGACCCGGTCGACGCGGCGGTGGCGGCGGTACGCGCCTGGGCCTCGGCGAAGATCGGGTTCGTGGTGTCCGGGAGGCCGTCGGAGCTGCCCTTGGCGTAGCGGGAGACCATCTCGACGCCGGCCGAGATGAAGACGTCGCCCTCGCCGGCCTTGATGGCGTGCAGGGCCATGCGGCTGGTCTGCAGGGACGAGGAACAGTAGCGGGTGATCGTGGTGCCGGGCAGGAAGTCCATGCCCATCTGCACGGCGACGATCCGGCCGAGGTTGTAGCCCTGCTCGCCGCCGGGGAGACCGCAGCCGAGCATCAGGTCGTCGATGTCGTGCGGGTCCAGCTCGGGGACCTTGGCGAGGGCGGCCTGGATGATCGTCGCGGTGAGGTCGTCGGGGCGCAGGTCCTTCAGGGAGCCCTTGACGGCACGGCCGATCGGGGAACGGGCGGTCGAGACGATGACGGCTTCGGGCATCACGGCTCCAATGAGGGGGTTGGCAGGGCCGCTTCGGAAGTTACCTGTACG
Coding sequences within:
- a CDS encoding 4-hydroxybenzoate 3-monooxygenase, translated to MRTTVGIIGAGPAGLLLARLLHNAGIDSVVLESRDRSYVEHRQRAGILEQGTVDVLRAAGAGERMDREGLRHDGIELRFAKRRHRVDFPGLTGGRSVTVYAQTEVCKDLIALQLKEGGPLLFEAEALAVEGAESERPRIRYRHEGREDVLECDYVAGCDGFWGVARAAFPEPLSRVFERTYPYAWLGILADVAPSHDELVYARHERGFALLSMRSPSVSRLYLQVPAGTDAGDWTDEAIWDELERRFETDDDWRLERGPITQKSVTPMRSYVHEPMRHGRLLLAGDAAHIVPPTGAKGLNLAVGDVVTLARALAHERETGSPHLLDAYSATCLRRVWQAERFSYDMTSMLHPGPGDSPFDARLQLARLGRIASSRAAETDLAEAYTGFPLDA
- a CDS encoding Bax inhibitor-1/YccA family protein, encoding MRSSNPVFSRRGFSRDNGYAGFNTAPQAGYAQGNPYAQNPYANNPYAQQDLQQGAPPQAPATTGRMTMDDVVMRSGMTLGTVAVGAILAWALLPISATSYGLAVGSAIVAFVLAMIQSFKRTPVPALILAYAAFEGVFLGVISEMYNSQWSGAPFQAVLGTLAVSAATLLVYKAGWIRVTARYARIGMAIAIAFVLVMAVNLLLVAFGVADNGGLRSFGPLGAIVGIIAILLGAFFLTLDFKQIEDGIAYGAPKNEAWLAAFGLTMTLVWIYIEMLRLVAIFSRD
- a CDS encoding DUF4287 domain-containing protein; protein product: MSQVFSEETHRNMLARIPHCTGREVSDWLRTVDEGPALFRFEEKVSWLRHEHNLAYGHAKALIHEYDLRRAARKLL
- a CDS encoding acetyl-CoA C-acetyltransferase, with product MPEAVIVSTARSPIGRAVKGSLKDLRPDDLTATIIQAALAKVPELDPHDIDDLMLGCGLPGGEQGYNLGRIVAVQMGMDFLPGTTITRYCSSSLQTSRMALHAIKAGEGDVFISAGVEMVSRYAKGSSDGLPDTTNPIFAEAQARTAATAASTGSTWHDPREDGLLPDPYIAMGQTAENLARIKGVTRQDMDEFGVRSQNLAEEAIKNGFWEREITPVTLPDGTVVSKDDGPRAGVTLEGVAGLKPVFRPDGLVTAGNCCPLNDGAAAVIIMSDTKARELGLTPLARIVSTGVTGLSPEIMGLGPVEASKQALSRAGLTIDDIDLVEINEAFAAQVIPSYRDLNIPLEKLNVNGGAIAVGHPFGMTGARITGTLINSLQFHDKQFGLETMCVGGGQGMAMVIERLS